The following nucleotide sequence is from Fibrobacter sp. UBA4297.
TGCGATCCAAATTTACACACCGCCTGACCATATGAGCATCGCAATCGAGCCAATGACCGCGGAACCCGATACTTTAAACCATCACCGCGATTTAATTGTGATTAAGCCAGGCGAAAGCCGTACATTCATTTTTGGGGCAAAGTTCCAAAAGTGCTAAAAAAGGCTAATTTGGCATTTAAAAAGTGTCTGTAAACATATTTTTTCCTTTCAATCGAAAATGCTCTTGCATTTTCGATTTTTTCATTATATTTTGAGAACAAAGAATTTAAGGAGTGAACATGGATTTCAAAAAAGTATTCCTCGCTTTCGGACTGTCCGCAGCCTATTCCGTCTTTGCGGCCCCGTATGAAGCGGAAGACGCTACACTTACAAAAGACGCAGCTGTCGCCACAAACACCGCAGCTTCTGGCGGCAAATACGTCAAGATGAACGGCGGTGACATCACTTTTTCCAAGGTGACCGTCGAGAAAGCAGGCAAATACACCATCGTTCTCCACTACATGAACAATTATGGTGGATCCAAGATTAACAACGTCGAAGTTGGCGGAGCCTCCTCTGCGGTGACATTCGACGTGACCGACAAGGGCAAATTTGCCGACGTTGAAACGGTCATGAACCTCGCAGCCGGCGAAAACACCATCGCCATCACCAATAGCTGGGGCTGGATCGACCTCGACTACATAGAAGTCAAGGGATACGAAGCCAAGGCATTCAACCTCTGCAACACTCCAATCACAAAAACGGCAACCCCGTCCGCCGTCAAGCTCTACAACTTCCTCGTCAATAACTTTGGCAAGAAGACCATTTCTGGCGTGATGACCGGCAACATGGACGCCTACACCAAGGGAGACGCCACCCAGCACGAAGACGTTCAGGCGGTATTCAAGGCTGGCGGCAAGTACCCGGCACTCATCGGCACCGACCTCATGAACGCCACCGGCGCTAACAAGAACGACGGCTGGTTCCAGGAATACACCGAAAAGGCAATCGATATCGCCAAGAGCACCTGGAAGAAGGGCGGCATTCCGGCATTCACATGGCATTGGCGTCCGGGAGACGAAGTGGAATTCTACGTCAAGGGTGCTCACGACACCTACACCGAATTCGACTTTACCGAAGCATTCGTCACAGGCACAACCACTTGGGATACGCTCTCTACGGCTTACAAGGCAATCGTCGCAGACATTGACCTCGTTTCCAAGATTTTCCTTGACCTCCAGAAAGAAGGCGTTGCAGCCATCTTCCGCCCGCTCCATGAATCCGGTGGTAACTGGTTCTGGTGGAGCACCCACACAGGCAAGCAGTTCGCCGCACTCTACCAGTTGCTCTACGAACGCATGGTCTTCACGAACGGCGTGAACAACCTCATTTGGGACTTCAACCCGAAGGACGCCGCTACAATGTCCTGGACTCCGGGCGAAACCTACTATGACATTTTGAGCGTCGACATTTACAATGCAGCCAACGATCACCAGAGCAACAGCTCCGCATTCATCGACCTCACGAACAAGGCTGGCACCAACAAGATTATCACCCTCAGCGAAAACGGCCCGATTCCTGACGTCGACAAGATGTACGAGGATGGCGCAACCTGGAGCTGGTGGATGCCGTGGTACGAATCCTGGTCCGGAGGTTTTGTAAGCCAGACCGCAGCAAGCGTATGGCAGAAGAATCTCGCTGACGAACGCATCATCACCCTCGACGAAATGCCAGGTTGGGACAACTACAACGAAGCAGCCGCAGCAACTAACGCTTGCCCGACTTCTACGCAGAACGCCAAGTTCGGTGCAGATACTGCCAAGGCAAATTCTGAAAACGTAGACCTTCTCATGGGCGTGACCTACAAGGCCATCAACGATAGCGGCGCAAATATCGAATTCAAGAAGGTTCCGAACTTGACCAGTGCAAAGAGCATCGCCGTCACGATCGAAAACAAGGGTTCCGGTGGCGAAATGAACGGCATCTGGATCGGCATGGCATTCGTCCGCGACGGTTCCAAGGACAAGGCTTGGACTTGGGAACAGTCCCCGTCTGATGGTTGCTGGCTCAACGACGGCGCCAAGGCTACTTGCGAATTCGCTATCGAGACTTACACCGATGACGCAGGCGTCGAACACCCGATGGACCTCGACAACCTCTTCTCCGTCACCTTCATCTTGGCAGGCGCTAACGGATTCGAAGGCACCGTCCTCTTCGACAACATGGTCACGGACAACGGCATCATCATCAACGGATTCAACAAGAAGACCGAACTCTTCACCGCCGCAGACCAGAGCAAGGGACACATCGCAAGTATTGAACTCTTCAATAAGGACGGTACGCCGGTCACTCCGAACGCCATCAAGCCGATTGCCGCCGCAAAGAAGGCTGGCATGAGCGTCAAGAACGGCAACCTCTCGCTCACCGCAAACGTTCCCGGTTTCGCAAGCATCGACGTGTTCAACATGATCGGCAAGCGCATCGCTACACTCCACCGCGGAAACCTCAGCGCAGGCAGCCGCACGTTCAGCCTCCAGAACCTCAACAAGGGTCAGTACATCATCCGCGTGAAGGGCGCCGGACTCAATGCCACCCAGAAGGTTCTCATCAAGTAGATTATAACACAAAAAAGCCAAATACCTAAAGGCGATCGCATAAGCGGTCGCCTTTCCTTGTCATGTGCATTCCGTCACTTTTTGCCCCGAACAGCCAAAATAAAACGTTTATTTATCTTACATTTCCGTGAAAATATTGTACTTTCTCACAGTGCTTATTGACTTCTATTTTATCAAATCTATTTTTCAATATAGTTGTTTGGATGTTTGGAGTGTGGACATTTTTGACGGTTTTGTCAACACTCCCGCGATTCTAAAATAGCTTATTTTAACTTTTTTATTTAGTTTCAGCAAAAACATATCAAGGGATACCCAATGATCAACTTCAAGACTTTGCTCGTAACATCGCTCCTCGGAACGGCCGCATTTGCAGCCCCGGGTCTCACGGTAAGCGGAACCGATTTGCAATACAACGGCAAGAAGATTTTCTTCTCGGGTACAAACCTCGCCTGGAGCGACTACAACTCTGACGTAGGAGCCTCCCCGCTTGACGAAAATGCTTGGCGCAAAGCAGTGGAAGGCACGCGAGCCGCAGGCGGTAACGCAATCCGCTGGTGGCTTTTCAACAACATGAGCCAGAGCCCGACTATTGACGAAGAAACACACTTGGTCACGGGTCCTAAGGAAAACACTATTGCGAACATGAAGAAGGCTTTGGACATCGCCGAAGAATACGGCGTAATGGTCTCGATGTGCCTTTTCAGCCACAACTTGATGGAACCGAACCAGTGGGGTCTTTACAACGAAAAGCTTGACATCACGGCAAATACGCTCCTTTTCGAAGACGAAGGAACGAAGGCTTTTATAGACAACGTTTTGATTCCGGTCGTGAAAGCCATTGGCAACCACAAAGCGCTCATGACTTGGGAAGTCTTTAACGAGCCGGAAGGCATGACGAGCGAATGCAGCGGCTGGACCACCAAGAAGATGGCTCTTGCCAAAATCCAGAAGTTTACGAACAAGGTCGCAGCGGCAATTCACACGACGAACCCGGAACTTCTCGTTTCGACAGGTAGCGTGAACATCCAGTATCAAAAGCACTGGAACGATGCAGCGCTTATCGCTGCGGGCGGCGAGGCAAACGGTACGCTCGACTTTTTCCAGACACATTACTACCCGTACTGGCAAAACGATGCTGTGAGTCCGTTCGTGAATACGGCGGCCCAAATGGCAACAAAGTACAGCTACGACAGCAAGCCGATGATTATTGGCGAATTCCCGGCAAGCGGCTGGGCAGGCGACACCTATACGGCAAGCATGGCTGCCAAGACACAGATTACCACGGAAGAATGCTACCGCAAGGCTTTTGACGGCGGTTACGCAGGCGCTCTCGCCTGGCAGTACATCGGCGACAAGACCGAAGCTAACTTTGGTGGCTACAGCTACACGATTGATCCGGCGCTCAAGGCAATGACTGCTCTCGCCGCAAAAGAAGAGGCAAGCATCAAGATCAAGGACGTGAACATTGAAGGCGGTTCCGGCGGAAACGGCATGATGGCAGTCACTTACGGTGGAGATAACGCCCAGGTGGAATACCAAAACAAGGGCGGCTGGGACCTCTCCGGCGCAACAACTTTCACTTGGACAGCCAAGAACAACGGCGCATCGGACGCTGACCTCTATTTGATTTTCAAGCTCACGGATTCTTGGACATGGACCGAAACGAGCGGCAGCTGCAAGGTTCCGGCTGGCGAAAAAGTCACATGCTCCATCGATATTTCGGAACATGCTGACCGCAATAAGACGCTTAGCATCACATTTGCAAACTACGCCTCCGGCTACACCGGCACGGTGATTTACGACGATATC
It contains:
- a CDS encoding glycosyl hydrolase → MDFKKVFLAFGLSAAYSVFAAPYEAEDATLTKDAAVATNTAASGGKYVKMNGGDITFSKVTVEKAGKYTIVLHYMNNYGGSKINNVEVGGASSAVTFDVTDKGKFADVETVMNLAAGENTIAITNSWGWIDLDYIEVKGYEAKAFNLCNTPITKTATPSAVKLYNFLVNNFGKKTISGVMTGNMDAYTKGDATQHEDVQAVFKAGGKYPALIGTDLMNATGANKNDGWFQEYTEKAIDIAKSTWKKGGIPAFTWHWRPGDEVEFYVKGAHDTYTEFDFTEAFVTGTTTWDTLSTAYKAIVADIDLVSKIFLDLQKEGVAAIFRPLHESGGNWFWWSTHTGKQFAALYQLLYERMVFTNGVNNLIWDFNPKDAATMSWTPGETYYDILSVDIYNAANDHQSNSSAFIDLTNKAGTNKIITLSENGPIPDVDKMYEDGATWSWWMPWYESWSGGFVSQTAASVWQKNLADERIITLDEMPGWDNYNEAAAATNACPTSTQNAKFGADTAKANSENVDLLMGVTYKAINDSGANIEFKKVPNLTSAKSIAVTIENKGSGGEMNGIWIGMAFVRDGSKDKAWTWEQSPSDGCWLNDGAKATCEFAIETYTDDAGVEHPMDLDNLFSVTFILAGANGFEGTVLFDNMVTDNGIIINGFNKKTELFTAADQSKGHIASIELFNKDGTPVTPNAIKPIAAAKKAGMSVKNGNLSLTANVPGFASIDVFNMIGKRIATLHRGNLSAGSRTFSLQNLNKGQYIIRVKGAGLNATQKVLIK
- a CDS encoding T9SS type A sorting domain-containing protein, which translates into the protein MINFKTLLVTSLLGTAAFAAPGLTVSGTDLQYNGKKIFFSGTNLAWSDYNSDVGASPLDENAWRKAVEGTRAAGGNAIRWWLFNNMSQSPTIDEETHLVTGPKENTIANMKKALDIAEEYGVMVSMCLFSHNLMEPNQWGLYNEKLDITANTLLFEDEGTKAFIDNVLIPVVKAIGNHKALMTWEVFNEPEGMTSECSGWTTKKMALAKIQKFTNKVAAAIHTTNPELLVSTGSVNIQYQKHWNDAALIAAGGEANGTLDFFQTHYYPYWQNDAVSPFVNTAAQMATKYSYDSKPMIIGEFPASGWAGDTYTASMAAKTQITTEECYRKAFDGGYAGALAWQYIGDKTEANFGGYSYTIDPALKAMTALAAKEEASIKIKDVNIEGGSGGNGMMAVTYGGDNAQVEYQNKGGWDLSGATTFTWTAKNNGASDADLYLIFKLTDSWTWTETSGSCKVPAGEKVTCSIDISEHADRNKTLSITFANYASGYTGTVIYDDIKAGDLTLFDFNTDKYDAFKRGYENTEEMIPEIKIVFDENYIYGKTSISKSKFAATSKFTVNGDKIMLNTKSKGQVSVDVFGMNGRIVATLFNGMLGAGNYVFSLADMPKGQYIIRMKGAGITTTQPVIIK